The sequence below is a genomic window from Nostoc flagelliforme CCNUN1.
AGGCTTAAAGCGAGACGGTATCGACTTTAAAATCACGATGAGTATGACACCACCTCTAGTGTCGATGCTTCGTGACCCTCTGCTGCAAGAACGCTATGACGCACACTTGACCCAACTAGAAGAACTTATAGAACTAGAAGCAGAACATAATGTCAATAACGGACATCTTCGTTATTTAGCCGAACATTATATAACTGAGTTTAAGGAAGCGCGTCAGCTATGGGAACGCAATCAAGGTGACTTGGTGACAGCTTTTAAGCAGTTCCAAGACAGTAACAACCTGGAAATCATCACTTGCGGCGCTACTCACGGCTATTTGCCGTTGATGAAAATGTATCCAGAAGCGGTGTGGGCGCAAATTCAGGTAGCTTGCGAACATTACGAGCAAACCTTTGGACAACCGCCCAGAGGCATTTGGCTGCCGGAATGTGCCTATTATGAAGGTTTAGATCGGATGCTAGCCGATGCTGGGTTACGCTACTTCCTCACTGATGGACATGGCATCCTTTACGCTCGTCCTCGTCCGCGCTTTGGCACTTATGCCCCAATTTATACAGAAACTGGTGTTGCTGTTTTTGGTCGAGATCATGAATCTTCCCAACAGGTATGGTCTTCTGAAGTGGGCTATCCTGGGGCGGCGGAATATCGAGAATTTTACAAAGATTTGGGCTGGGAAGCAGAATATGAGTATATCAAGCCCTACATCATGCCCAATGGTCAGCGAAAAAATACGGGTATTAAGTATCACAAAATTACTGGGCGTGGTTTAGGACTTTCAGATAAGGCGCTTTATGATCCTTATTGGGCTAGGGAAAAGGCCGCAGAACACGCTGCTAACTTTATGTATAACCGAGAGCAGCAATCTGAGCATCTCTATGGTATAATGCAGCGTCCGCCAATTATCGTTTCGCCTTATGACGCAGAGTTATTCGGACATTGGTGGTATGAAGGTCCCTGGTTCATCGATTACCTATTCCGTAAGTCGTGGTATGACCAAAAAACATATCAAATGACCCATTTAGCAGACTATTTGCGAGATCAGCCAACTCAGCAAGTCTGTCGTCCTTCGCAATCGAGTTGGGGTTTCAAGGGTTTCCACGAATACTGGTTGAATGAAACAAACGCGTGGGTTTATCCGCATTTGCACAAAGCTGCTGAACGAATGATTGAAATCTCGCATTTGGAACCAGAAGATGAATTGCAGTGGAGAGCGCTCAACCAAGCAGCGAGAGAATTGTTATTAGCACAATCTTCCGACTGGGCATTTATTATGCGGACGGGAACAATGGTACCCTATGCAGTTAGACGGACGCGATCGCACCTGATGCGGTTCAATAAGCTCTACGAAGATGTTAAAGTCGGCAAAGTTGACAGTGGTTGGTTGGAAAAAGTCGAGTTAATGGATAATATCTTCCCCGAAATCAACTATCGCGTCTATCGTCCGCTATAGTTTCACAAAAAATAATCAACAGCAGTAGGGTGGGGATTGCTCACCCTATATTAAGTAAGAAGCATTTATTTTACCAACAACA
It includes:
- a CDS encoding glycoside hydrolase family 57 protein; amino-acid sequence: MAIGYVALVLHAHLPFVRHPESDYLLEEEWLYEAITETYIPLLKVFEGLKRDGIDFKITMSMTPPLVSMLRDPLLQERYDAHLTQLEELIELEAEHNVNNGHLRYLAEHYITEFKEARQLWERNQGDLVTAFKQFQDSNNLEIITCGATHGYLPLMKMYPEAVWAQIQVACEHYEQTFGQPPRGIWLPECAYYEGLDRMLADAGLRYFLTDGHGILYARPRPRFGTYAPIYTETGVAVFGRDHESSQQVWSSEVGYPGAAEYREFYKDLGWEAEYEYIKPYIMPNGQRKNTGIKYHKITGRGLGLSDKALYDPYWAREKAAEHAANFMYNREQQSEHLYGIMQRPPIIVSPYDAELFGHWWYEGPWFIDYLFRKSWYDQKTYQMTHLADYLRDQPTQQVCRPSQSSWGFKGFHEYWLNETNAWVYPHLHKAAERMIEISHLEPEDELQWRALNQAARELLLAQSSDWAFIMRTGTMVPYAVRRTRSHLMRFNKLYEDVKVGKVDSGWLEKVELMDNIFPEINYRVYRPL